The proteins below are encoded in one region of Colletotrichum lupini chromosome 5, complete sequence:
- a CDS encoding calcineurin is a calcium-dependent — translation CYHLPSKHRPTQRPLPSTSPEPCPSPYFATFLIMPPKKATAAAPSPLGEADANRVVGQNTAAKPAEKPAPKSRKRKSDAAADGDNDTGAAAPAPKKQATKKAADKKDPLPDLSEIQLPGDGEMKVPVFDTCDIVRTKIRAILQKEGVTKAAFLRAIVKAAYPAGSDHKIAPNLLTNFMNKKGPASGNTSSVFYAAYVFFEKLRVRDGKPKTKKREEMENEWPNGMDTEQQLDGWVICLAGERPHIDKYGKTRFY, via the exons TGTTACCATTTACCTAGCAAACATCGTCCGACTCAGAGACCTCTTCCGTCCACTTCACCGGAGCCGTGTCCGTCTCCGTATTTCGCAACGTTCTTGATAATGCCGCCCAAGAAAGCCACTGCCGCCGCGCCCAGCCCGTTGGGTGAGGCTGACGCGAACCGCGTCGTGGGCCAAAACACGGCCGCAAAG CCCGCCGAGAAGCCGGCGCCAAAGTCCCGCAAGCGCAAGTCGGACGCCGCTGCCGACGGTGATAATGACACCGGCGCCGCTGCGCCAGCTCCCAAGAAGCAGGCAACCAAGAAGGCTGCTGACAAGAAGGATCCCCTCCCGGACCTCTCTGAAATCCAGCTCCCGGGTGACGGTGAGATGAAAGTCCCCGTCTTCGACACCTGCGACATAGTCCGCACCAAGATCCGCGCCATCCTTCAAAAAGAAGGTGTCACAAAGGCAGCCTTCCTACGCGCCATCGTCAAGGCCGCGTACCCCGCTGGATCGGACCACAAGATTGCTCCCAACTTGCTCACCAATTTCATGAACAAGAAGGGACCCGCGTCTGGCAACACCAGCAGTGTCTTTTATGCGGCCTATGTCTTTTTTGAGAAGCTTCGTGTGAGGGATGGCAAGCCCAAGACCAAGAAGAGAGAGGAGATGGAGAACGAGTGGCCTAATGGCATGGACACCGAGCAGCAGTTGGACGGTTGGGTTATTTGCCTTGCTGGTGAGAGGCCTCATATTGACAAGTATGGCAAGACTCGTTTCTATTAG
- a CDS encoding major facilitator superfamily transporter: MAGGLLWCLDAAARLVPIQKLVSQSPGLISAVEYGADKATRMRTVHPIIASMKECSESPCVFHCSNNLQFQATWIICLRHNIEPLRKTTSLQLTMADSVKEKEKIGSSPRPEENGIGKTTQEVTLTKDGFSVHPQPVAGDAMDPLNWSPFQKNTILAIVMALYFMFTYITTTTVPSFPELQEQYSLTLEMVNWTVAIPALGLAIGPLIWSSPADIIGRRPIFIAGTVVAFAATIGAAKAPSYGGYMAARLFQGLGVSPAATVGLAIINDMFFEHERGQKVGLWVLAIDLGLLAGPLIGGFVDLIDHYWIQWMTAIFFAVILVAELAFLPETLYPRDYMLSKTKGIVSGATDGSIDEKAVGPTAAPEAVNVTRTKKLGFLNVKPVPAMKHPKPWASIVRFGKLFKFSVVPIATGVYCFGWYWWVLSVITMIPVAYIDYSPQVQGLFFIGLIIGTLISEIFFSGQLSDWLVIKLAKRNGGVKTAEMRLWLAYPAALLTSIGLIIWGVSIDKAYHWMVGQVAFALFGAGIQMGNTAICSYIVDAYPLQSMAVITFYAVLLNFSAFIDPFFIAPWVTNVGYTWTFAGHGIITIFFCIPALGLLHRFGGALRAKAGEPDWVNPEYDHDIECINEAFWGLDTRIHLIDRYFACNGSQSAENESMISHGRVELGFVLFYHTC, translated from the exons ATGGCAGGGGGTTTGTTATGGTGCCTTGATGCTGCTGCAAGACTTGTGCCCATCCAAAAGCTTGTCTCACAGAGTCCTGGCTTGATTTCTGCAGTGGAATATGGTGCAGACAAGGCTACAAGGATGCGGACA GTCCATCCCATTATCGCGTCGATGAAAGAATGCTCTGAATCACCGTG TGTTTTTCATTGTTCCAATAACCTTCAATTCCAAGCCACTTGGATCATTTGCTTGCGCCACAACATCGAGCCATTACGAAAGACTACAAGTCTGCAACTCACAATGGCCGACTCGGTGAAAGAAAAGGAGAAGATTGGCTCATCGCCGCGACCTGAGGAGAACGGCATCGGCAAGACGACACAGGAGGTCACATTGACCAAAGATGGCTTCAGCGTACATCCTCAGCCCGTCGCGGGCGACGCCATGGATCCCCTCAACTGGTCCCCCTTCCAGAAGAACACAATTCTCGCCATCGTGATGGCATT ATACTTCATGTTCACCTACATCACGACTACAACGGTCCCCTCTTTCCCCGAGCTACAGGAGCAATACTCCCTCACTCTCGAAATGGTCAATTGGACCGTCGCCATCCCAGCTCTCGGCCTCGCCATCGGCCCCTTAATATGGTCCTCCCCCGCGGACATCATCGGCCGTCGGCCTATCTTCATCGCAGGCACCGTCGTCGCCTTCGCCGCGACCATTGGCGCCGCCAAGGCCCCTTCGTACGGGGGTTACATGGCGGCTCGCCTCTTCCAGGGGCTTGGCGTCAGTCCCGCCGCGACGGTCGGCCTGGCCATCATCAATGACATGTTCTTCGAGCACGAGCGCGGACAAAAGGTCGGCCTTTGGGTTCTGGCCATCGATTTGGGTCTCCTTGCAGGCCCGCTGATTGGCGGGTTCGTGGATTTGATCGACCACTACTGGATCCAGTGGATGACGGCCATCTTCTTCGCTGTCATCCTCGTCGCGGAGCTTGCTTTCTTGCCCGAGACCCTGTATCCGAGGGACTATATGCTTTCCAAGACCAAAGGCATCGTGTCTGGCGCCACAGACGGCTCCATAGACGAGAAGGCTGTGGGACCGACGGCAGCGCCAGAGGCAGTGAATGTTACGAGGACCAAGAAGTTGGGATTCTTGAATGTGAAGCCCGTGCCGGCGATGAAGCATCCCAAGCCGTGGGCGTCGATTGTGCGCTTCGGGAAGTTGTTCAAGTTCTCTGTGGTGCCCATCGCAACGGGAGTGTACTGCTTCGGGTGGTATTGGTGGGTGCTGTCGGTCATCACGATGATCCCCGTGGCCTACATTGATTATTCGCCGCAAGTCCAGGG ACTCTTCTTCATCGGGCTGATTATCGGAACTCTGATCTCGGAAATTTTCTTCTCCGGACAGCTAAGCGACTGGCTTGTGATAAAGCTCGCAAAGCGCAATGGAGGCGTCAAAACAGCCGAGATGCGTCTGTGGCTGGCTTATCCCGCGGCTCTTCTCACCTCCATCGGCCTCATCATCTGGGGTGTGAGTATCGACAAGGCATACCACTGGATGGTGGGCCAGGTGGCCTTTGCTCTTT TCGGCGCGGGAATTCAAATGGGCAACACGGCCATCTGCTCGTACATTGTCGACGCGTACCCGCTTCAGAGCATGGCTGTGATTACCTTTTACGCGGTGCTCCTCAACTTCAGCGCCTTCATCGATCCCTTCTTCATCGCGCCTTGGGTGACGAATGTGGGCTACACTTGGACGTTTGCAGGACACGGTATCATTACCATCTTTTTCTGCATACCGGCGCTGGGTCTATTGCATAGGTTTGGAGGCGCACTTCGAGCAAAGGCCGGAGAGCCGGATTGGGTTAACCCCGAGTATGATCATGATATT GAATGCATCAATGAAGCTTTTTGGGGGTTGGATACGCGTATTCACTTAATTGACCGCTATTTTGCCTGTAACGGAAGTCAAAGTGCCGAGAACGAGAGTATGAT CAGTCACGGGCGAGTGGAACTTGGCTTCGTCTTGTTTTACCACACGTGTTGA
- a CDS encoding endoglucanase-4, with product MPSFKNSAVLSAIAGAASVMAHGHVNYFTDGSEQFAGYDVTSLPYMSSPPDVYGWKNTATDNGFVDPSSYAAADIICHKNSENAKLTAKVAAGDKLQIFWNTWPESHKGPVIDYLASCGTDCSTVDKTSLEFFKIAEAGLVDASANKWASDELIAANNSWAVTIPTSLKPGNYVLRHEIIALHSAGQENGAQNYPQCLNIEVTGSGSDLPAGTKGEALYKADDAGILISIYNSLTSYSIPGPALPSVFGGSGSGSGSGSASSAAPSATAPAATSAAAASSTAPAVTSAAAATTTAAAEAVATSAPASSSVSAQQPAATGKPSCAEKRKRSLARRMARQHARDVVRRV from the exons ATGCCTTCCTTCAAGAACTCCGCTGTCCTTTCCGCCATTGCCGGCGCCGCCTCTGTCATGGCCCACGGTCACGTCAACTACTTCACCGATGGCTCTGAGCAGTTCGCCGGTTACGACGTCACCTCGCTCCCTTACATGAGCAGCCCCCCCGACGT CTACGGCTGGAAGAACACCGCCACTGACAACGGCTTCGTCGACCCGTCCTCCTACGCCGCTGCCGACATCATCTGCCACAAGAACTCCGAGAACGCCAAGCTCACCGCAAAGGTCGCCGCTGGTGACAAGCTCCAGATCTTCTGGAACACCTGGCCCGAGTCCCACAAGGGTCCCGTTATCGACTACCTCGCCTCTTGCGGCACTGACTGCTCTACCGTCGACAAGACCTCCCTCGAGTTCTTCAAGATTGCTGAGGCCGGTCTCGTTGACGCCTCTGCCAACAAGTGGGCTTCCGATGAGCTCATTGCTGCCAACAACTCCTGGGCTGTCACCATCCCCACTTCCCTGAAGCCCGGCAACTACGTTCTCCGCCACGAGATCATTGCCCTTCACTCCGCCGGTCAGGAGAACGGTGCCCAGAACTACCCCCAGTGCCTCAACATTGAGGTCACCGGCTCCGGCTCCGACCTTCCCGCTGGCACCAAGGGTGAGGCCCTCTACAAGGCTGACGACGCCGGTATCCTCATCTCCATCTACAACTCCCTGACCAGCTACTCCATCCCTGGCCCTGCCCTTCCCTCCGTCTTCGGTGGCTCCGGCTCCGGCTCCGGCTCCGGCTCTGCTTCCTCCGCCGCTCCCTCTGCCACAGCTCCCGCCGCCACCTCTGCCGCCGCTGCTTCTTCCACCGCCCCTGCTGTCACctctgctgccgctgccaccaccaccgctgcCGCTGAGGCCGTCGCCACCTCCGCCCCTGCCTCCAGCTCCGTCTCTGCCCAGCAGCCTGCCGCCACTGGCAAGCCCTCCTGCGCCGAGAAGCGCAAGCGCAGCCTGGCCCGCCGCATGGCCCGCCAGCACGCCCGTGACGTCGTCCGCCGCGTTTAA